The proteins below come from a single Brevundimonas sp. LM2 genomic window:
- a CDS encoding voltage-gated chloride channel family protein translates to MPVESNQSYPPFAAFIRRRADHLISALRWALIIAPTAAMIGSLCALFLWSLDLATRARFDHPWLLFLLPLAGLAVGLLYHRLGREAEGGNNLIVEQIHEPGGGIPLRMAPLILIATVITHLFGGSAGREGTAVQLGGSLASAFAKVFRLDPPDIRVLLMAGIAAGFGAVFGTPVAGAVFALEVLTVGRIQYTALIPCLAAALVGDWVCHAWGIGHIAYQIAYHVAPSAFAIEPLMLAKVAVAGVAFGLVSLLFAEAQHRISALFKRLIPYAPFRPAVGGVILILMVFALGTREYLGLGVWSPNPGDATILGFFDPSHPDYWSWLLKLAFTVVTLGAGFKGGEVTPLFFIGAALGNALAWLLGAPPELFAALGFVAVFAGASNTPLASTILGVELFGGEHTAYIAVACFVAYLCSGHSGIYLSQRLGVPKSDAGLLKPDMPLRQARLLTVAATFRRGVAGASPSSPAPPASEQP, encoded by the coding sequence GTGCCTGTAGAGTCCAATCAGTCGTATCCACCATTTGCCGCCTTTATTCGCAGGCGTGCCGATCACCTGATTTCGGCCTTGCGGTGGGCGCTGATCATTGCGCCCACGGCCGCCATGATCGGCTCGCTGTGCGCTCTGTTTCTGTGGAGTCTGGACCTCGCAACGCGGGCGCGGTTCGATCACCCCTGGTTGCTGTTTCTGCTTCCTTTGGCCGGCCTCGCGGTCGGCTTGCTTTATCACCGGCTCGGACGCGAAGCGGAGGGAGGCAACAATCTGATCGTGGAGCAGATTCACGAGCCGGGGGGCGGCATTCCCCTTCGCATGGCGCCGCTCATCCTGATCGCGACTGTCATCACCCATCTGTTTGGTGGTTCGGCGGGTCGGGAGGGCACAGCAGTGCAGCTGGGCGGCAGCTTGGCCAGCGCCTTCGCAAAGGTCTTCCGATTGGACCCGCCCGACATACGCGTCTTGTTGATGGCCGGAATCGCTGCGGGCTTCGGCGCGGTGTTCGGTACGCCCGTGGCCGGGGCGGTCTTCGCGTTGGAAGTGCTGACCGTTGGGCGCATTCAATACACGGCCCTGATTCCCTGCCTTGCGGCGGCGTTGGTCGGCGACTGGGTCTGCCACGCCTGGGGCATCGGGCATATCGCCTATCAGATCGCCTATCATGTCGCGCCGAGCGCGTTCGCGATCGAACCTTTGATGTTGGCCAAGGTCGCTGTGGCCGGCGTCGCCTTCGGCCTTGTCAGCCTGTTGTTCGCCGAGGCGCAGCATCGCATCAGTGCGTTATTCAAACGCCTTATCCCGTATGCGCCCTTTCGCCCGGCTGTGGGCGGGGTGATCCTGATTCTGATGGTGTTCGCTTTGGGCACCCGGGAGTATCTCGGGCTGGGCGTCTGGTCGCCCAATCCGGGCGACGCGACCATTCTCGGCTTCTTCGATCCCAGTCACCCTGACTATTGGAGCTGGCTGCTGAAGCTCGCCTTCACCGTCGTCACGCTGGGGGCGGGGTTTAAGGGGGGCGAGGTCACGCCGCTGTTCTTCATCGGCGCGGCGCTGGGCAACGCCCTGGCTTGGCTACTCGGCGCGCCGCCGGAACTGTTCGCCGCCCTCGGCTTCGTGGCCGTGTTCGCCGGCGCTTCGAATACGCCCCTCGCCAGCACCATCCTCGGCGTCGAGCTCTTCGGCGGCGAACATACGGCCTATATCGCAGTGGCTTGTTTCGTCGCCTACCTCTGCAGCGGCCATTCGGGCATCTACCTTTCCCAGCGTCTGGGCGTTCCCAAGAGCGACGCCGGTCTGCTCAAGCCGGACATGCCCTTGCGCCAGGCCCGCCTTCTGACCGTGGCCGCCACCTTCCGGCGAGGCGTGGCCGGCGCGTCCCCATCGTCCCCCGCACCTCCGGCGAGCGAGCAGCCATGA
- a CDS encoding DUF190 domain-containing protein, with protein MIRIYLKPREKAVESTLKRFWHAKPLYRQLVEQAKASGLVNAIAHQTHYGYSNHGRVQAEGYELANPELTMCVELIGAREQLEAFCATHGAVLANKVIVYKHLEHWRVS; from the coding sequence ATGATCCGCATCTATCTGAAACCCCGTGAAAAAGCCGTCGAGAGTACGCTCAAACGGTTTTGGCACGCCAAGCCGCTTTATCGTCAGCTCGTCGAACAGGCCAAGGCGTCCGGTCTCGTGAATGCCATCGCCCATCAGACGCATTATGGTTACAGCAATCACGGTCGAGTTCAGGCGGAAGGCTATGAACTCGCCAACCCCGAGCTCACCATGTGCGTCGAACTGATCGGCGCCCGTGAGCAGTTGGAAGCCTTTTGCGCCACCCACGGCGCCGTGCTGGCCAACAAGGTCATCGTCTACAAACATCTTGAACACTGGCGAGTGTCCTGA
- a CDS encoding TrbC/VirB2 family protein: MRGRLGRRLFGAMMTCGLMMAGPALAGGSGMPWEGPLQQVVQSITGPVVQAAAVVAVVVFGAGIAMSENGSSMRRGLGIMFGLCIAFAASTFFLDFFGFAGGAEIG, translated from the coding sequence ATGCGTGGAAGACTTGGGCGCCGCCTGTTCGGCGCGATGATGACGTGCGGCCTGATGATGGCCGGGCCGGCCCTGGCCGGAGGGTCGGGGATGCCCTGGGAGGGACCGCTCCAGCAGGTGGTCCAGTCCATCACCGGGCCCGTGGTCCAGGCCGCAGCGGTCGTTGCGGTGGTCGTTTTCGGCGCCGGGATCGCGATGAGCGAGAACGGATCCTCGATGCGGCGCGGTCTCGGCATCATGTTCGGCCTCTGCATCGCCTTCGCGGCCTCGACCTTCTTCCTCGACTTCTTCGGCTTCGCCGGCGGGGCGGAGATCGGATGA
- a CDS encoding VirB3 family type IV secretion system protein: MAGSLQDGRPEGWDLPVAQALTEPILMAGMPRDYAIAMGTIAVVLGLALRIWWLGLLWWAVAHAIGLWAARADRRFFDVLRRHLALPGHMDA; the protein is encoded by the coding sequence ATGGCCGGCTCCCTCCAAGACGGCCGACCGGAGGGCTGGGATCTTCCGGTCGCCCAGGCCCTGACCGAGCCGATCCTCATGGCCGGGATGCCTCGGGACTACGCCATCGCCATGGGGACGATCGCGGTGGTGCTCGGCCTGGCTCTGCGGATCTGGTGGCTCGGCCTTCTGTGGTGGGCCGTCGCCCACGCGATCGGCTTGTGGGCGGCCAGAGCGGACCGCCGGTTCTTCGATGTGCTTCGGCGCCACCTCGCCCTGCCTGGCCACATGGACGCGTGA
- the trbE gene encoding conjugal transfer protein TrbE — MRFLEEHRRRPAALADHLPWAALVAPGVILNKDGSFTTGFRFRGPDLESSTEDELMAVRARLNNALKRLGTGWCLHMEARRREAAPYPESAFDLDVAWLLDEERRSRFEAGDPAFETDFRLALTWLPPADETRRMERWLFDGLAKGGADWRQAVAVFTREAATTLDLLSDALPEIDPLDDTELLTWLHDCVSPRTFPVAAPDSPMYLDAWLADADLSGGIAPRLGDRWLKVVSVRGLPSVTRPGLLDALGALPFPYRWTARWIGLDKPEAEREIVKLRKRWFAKRKGVGVLLREAITKEEVPLLDTDAASKTEECDGALAALGAEACAFGYLTLTVTVLDATEAGAAAKARAIEAALNAQGLLARIEDLNAVEAWLGSLPGEPYADVRRPLVSTLNLADLLPVSAVWAGPSLDLNLNGPPLATARTTGSTPFRLALHVGDVGHAMVVGPTGSGKSALLSFLALQWFRYPDARVVFFDKGRSARAATLAAGGCWRALEPGARFSLQPLARIDQEIERAWASEWIAETVRLAGLEPVPRIREEIWAALAALADAPLAQRTLTVFCALVQDKAVAAALEPLTLKGPHGALLDGEGEALVPSRFDTFELESLMATPSAVAPVLSALFHHLERSFDGRPMLLVLDEAWLFLGETAFAAKIREWLKTLRKKRVAVVFATQSLDDVAASPIATSLIESCPTQVFLPNPRALEPSSARLYQGFGLNRRQLELIAFATPKRAYYWRQPRGRRLFDLRLTGVALALCGASAPEDQTLIDDILAASGEAGFAREFLTAKGVHNVDAVFDAFARPLAAE; from the coding sequence ATGCGCTTTCTCGAAGAACATCGCAGACGCCCGGCGGCCCTGGCCGACCATCTGCCCTGGGCCGCCCTGGTCGCGCCGGGCGTGATCCTCAACAAGGACGGCTCCTTCACCACGGGCTTCCGGTTCCGGGGACCGGACCTGGAATCCTCGACCGAGGACGAGTTGATGGCCGTCCGGGCGCGTCTGAACAATGCGCTGAAGCGTCTCGGGACGGGCTGGTGCCTGCATATGGAGGCGCGCCGCCGTGAGGCCGCCCCCTATCCGGAGAGCGCGTTCGACCTGGATGTCGCCTGGCTTCTCGATGAAGAGCGCCGAAGCCGGTTCGAGGCTGGCGACCCCGCCTTCGAGACGGATTTTCGCCTGGCCCTGACTTGGCTGCCGCCGGCCGACGAGACGCGGAGAATGGAGCGCTGGCTGTTCGACGGCCTGGCCAAGGGCGGCGCGGACTGGCGCCAGGCCGTGGCGGTCTTCACCCGTGAGGCGGCGACCACGCTCGACCTCCTGTCGGACGCCCTGCCCGAGATCGATCCGCTCGACGACACCGAACTGCTGACCTGGTTGCACGACTGCGTGTCGCCGAGGACCTTCCCGGTCGCCGCGCCGGATTCACCGATGTATCTGGACGCCTGGCTGGCGGACGCCGACCTTTCCGGCGGGATCGCCCCACGCCTCGGCGACCGCTGGCTCAAGGTTGTGTCGGTGCGCGGCCTGCCATCGGTCACCCGGCCCGGCTTGCTCGATGCGCTCGGCGCCCTGCCGTTTCCCTACCGCTGGACGGCCCGCTGGATCGGGCTCGACAAGCCTGAGGCCGAGCGCGAGATCGTCAAGCTGAGGAAGCGCTGGTTCGCCAAGCGCAAGGGTGTCGGTGTTCTCCTGCGTGAAGCCATCACCAAGGAGGAGGTGCCGCTCCTCGATACCGACGCGGCTTCCAAGACCGAGGAGTGCGACGGCGCCCTGGCCGCCTTGGGGGCCGAGGCCTGCGCCTTCGGCTATCTGACCCTGACGGTGACCGTGCTCGACGCGACGGAGGCCGGCGCGGCCGCCAAGGCGAGGGCCATCGAGGCCGCGTTGAACGCTCAGGGGCTGCTGGCCCGGATCGAGGACCTCAATGCCGTGGAGGCCTGGCTTGGCTCCCTGCCGGGCGAGCCCTATGCCGACGTCCGCCGACCGCTCGTCTCGACCCTGAACTTGGCCGATCTGCTGCCGGTGTCGGCGGTCTGGGCCGGCCCGTCCCTGGACCTGAACCTAAACGGCCCACCATTGGCGACGGCCCGGACGACAGGGTCGACCCCCTTCCGTCTCGCGCTCCATGTCGGCGACGTCGGCCATGCCATGGTCGTCGGGCCAACGGGCTCGGGCAAGAGCGCGCTCCTGTCCTTTCTGGCGCTGCAGTGGTTCCGTTACCCGGACGCCCGGGTCGTCTTCTTCGACAAGGGCCGTTCGGCCCGGGCGGCGACCCTGGCGGCCGGCGGTTGCTGGCGTGCGCTGGAGCCCGGCGCGCGGTTCTCGCTGCAGCCTCTGGCGCGCATCGACCAGGAGATCGAACGGGCCTGGGCGTCGGAATGGATCGCCGAGACCGTCCGGCTCGCGGGGCTGGAGCCTGTACCAAGGATCCGTGAAGAGATCTGGGCAGCGCTCGCGGCCCTGGCCGACGCCCCCTTGGCGCAGCGCACGCTGACGGTCTTCTGCGCCCTGGTGCAGGATAAGGCCGTCGCCGCAGCGCTGGAGCCCCTGACACTCAAAGGTCCGCACGGCGCCCTGCTCGACGGAGAGGGCGAGGCGCTCGTTCCCAGCCGGTTCGACACCTTCGAGCTGGAAAGCCTGATGGCCACGCCCTCGGCCGTAGCTCCGGTTCTCTCGGCGCTCTTCCATCATCTCGAACGCAGCTTTGACGGTCGACCCATGCTGCTGGTGCTCGACGAGGCCTGGCTCTTCCTCGGCGAGACCGCCTTTGCCGCCAAGATCAGGGAGTGGCTCAAGACCCTGCGCAAGAAGCGGGTGGCGGTCGTCTTCGCCACCCAAAGCCTGGACGACGTGGCGGCCTCGCCGATCGCGACCAGTCTGATCGAGAGCTGTCCGACCCAGGTCTTCCTGCCCAACCCCCGCGCGCTCGAACCGTCTTCGGCCCGCCTCTATCAGGGGTTCGGCCTGAACCGGCGCCAGCTCGAGCTGATCGCCTTCGCCACGCCCAAGCGGGCCTATTACTGGCGCCAGCCGCGCGGCCGACGCCTGTTCGATCTGCGCCTGACCGGCGTGGCCCTCGCCCTATGCGGGGCCAGCGCGCCGGAAGACCAGACCCTCATCGACGACATCCTCGCCGCCTCCGGAGAGGCCGGATTCGCGCGGGAATTTCTCACAGCCAAGGGAGTGCACAATGTTGATGCCGTTTTCGACGCCTTCGCCCGACCGCTCGCGGCCGAATAG
- a CDS encoding conjugal transfer protein TrbJ — protein sequence MAAGLVAVSLLATATPAPAQQVVFDPRNHIENALQAARQLESLANEARSLAASPYSHLTGNSQSLRDMAELARTARGIASSVSGLEQQFESLYPDDLSGSDMLRLLEQGQARTANARRTAEDVARTAAELERLGQGRNQRLTGALSASEAASGQTAAIQSSNQMLAVLAEDLAALRTIMLAQSRLLAEATARDAATQASGDEARRRRWAGSAGTPAAPTFDPLSHARD from the coding sequence GTGGCCGCGGGCCTCGTGGCCGTCAGCCTGCTGGCGACCGCGACCCCGGCGCCGGCACAACAGGTCGTCTTCGACCCCCGCAACCACATCGAAAATGCGCTTCAGGCGGCGCGTCAGCTGGAGAGCCTGGCCAACGAGGCCAGGAGCCTTGCGGCCTCGCCTTACAGCCACCTGACCGGCAACAGCCAGTCGTTGCGCGACATGGCCGAACTGGCCCGCACGGCGCGCGGGATCGCCAGTTCGGTCAGCGGCCTGGAGCAGCAGTTCGAGAGCCTCTATCCCGATGACCTGTCCGGCTCAGACATGCTGCGGCTTCTGGAACAGGGGCAGGCCCGGACCGCCAACGCCCGGCGCACGGCCGAGGATGTGGCCCGCACGGCGGCCGAGCTCGAACGTCTGGGTCAGGGCCGCAATCAGCGGCTGACGGGCGCCCTCTCGGCCAGCGAGGCCGCTTCAGGCCAGACCGCCGCGATCCAGTCGTCGAACCAGATGCTGGCTGTCCTCGCCGAGGATCTGGCGGCTTTGCGCACCATCATGCTGGCCCAGTCCCGGCTTCTGGCCGAGGCGACGGCGCGCGACGCCGCAACCCAGGCCTCGGGGGACGAGGCCCGTCGCCGCCGCTGGGCGGGCTCGGCCGGAACGCCCGCCGCACCGACCTTCGATCCCCTGTCGCACGCGCGGGACTGA
- the trbL gene encoding P-type conjugative transfer protein TrbL: MSVGVETPNELMMVFSNTISAGFDALQGAVNGVFGLLIVLVVALTGIQWAMSSNREVLASGFGKVLLIGAFAWLINDWQQLSETIYAGFIELGLTAGGGSLSRADFLNPGAILAQGWEIVKALGETPAPVDNPLDVVGNMADALILGLAMIGIMLAFAVLALQIIVALLEFKIVTLGGFILLPFGIWNKSAFLAERPLGYVVSSGLKVLALAIVISGARTVFDQLQPSANPDIYEALSILVAAILLAMLAMFIPNLASALVTGGPALGAGAAITAGIAVGGSAALAGAGIAGAGTAVAGGAAKMAGPARAAAGAAGGRSPTPPMSPPPSTPPKPSNDNPSPSGPRRPSGGAMSAAPTFPSSGVSEPAVAWQPRQTSGSPSGEASGSGGAANDGAGAGARPGRPAEKLAAEAEAAKSDFHRAAAGSPASGGLKPPARAQALQAFFVANAGRGLMPAGETSGVLSPNLRTEES, translated from the coding sequence ATGTCGGTCGGAGTGGAAACCCCCAATGAGCTGATGATGGTGTTCTCCAACACCATATCGGCCGGATTCGACGCCCTGCAGGGCGCGGTCAACGGCGTCTTCGGGCTCCTGATCGTCCTGGTCGTCGCCCTGACCGGTATCCAGTGGGCGATGTCGTCCAATCGCGAAGTCCTGGCCTCCGGCTTTGGAAAGGTGCTGCTGATCGGGGCCTTCGCCTGGCTGATCAACGACTGGCAACAGCTGTCCGAGACGATCTACGCCGGGTTCATCGAACTGGGGCTGACGGCCGGCGGCGGATCGCTCAGCCGGGCCGACTTCCTCAATCCCGGAGCCATCCTGGCCCAGGGTTGGGAAATCGTGAAGGCGCTCGGCGAGACCCCCGCGCCCGTCGACAATCCGCTCGACGTGGTCGGCAACATGGCCGACGCCCTGATCCTGGGCCTGGCCATGATCGGCATCATGCTGGCCTTCGCCGTGTTGGCCCTGCAGATCATAGTAGCCCTGCTGGAGTTCAAGATCGTCACCCTGGGCGGCTTTATCCTTCTGCCCTTCGGGATCTGGAACAAGTCCGCCTTCCTGGCCGAACGGCCCCTGGGATACGTCGTGTCCTCGGGTCTCAAGGTCCTGGCCCTGGCCATCGTCATCTCCGGGGCCCGGACCGTCTTCGACCAGCTCCAGCCCTCGGCCAATCCCGATATCTACGAGGCGTTGAGCATCCTCGTCGCCGCGATCCTTCTGGCCATGCTGGCGATGTTCATCCCCAATCTGGCCTCGGCCCTGGTGACGGGCGGACCCGCCCTGGGAGCCGGCGCCGCGATCACTGCCGGAATCGCCGTCGGCGGCAGCGCCGCCCTGGCCGGAGCCGGGATCGCGGGTGCGGGCACGGCGGTCGCAGGCGGCGCGGCGAAGATGGCGGGGCCGGCCCGGGCGGCGGCCGGCGCTGCCGGCGGCCGGTCTCCGACCCCGCCGATGTCGCCTCCGCCATCCACACCGCCCAAACCCTCCAATGACAATCCCTCGCCGTCGGGTCCGCGCCGACCGTCGGGCGGGGCGATGTCCGCCGCGCCGACATTTCCCTCCAGCGGCGTTTCCGAACCTGCGGTCGCCTGGCAGCCTCGCCAAACGTCGGGATCGCCTTCGGGAGAAGCGTCGGGATCCGGCGGCGCGGCCAACGACGGCGCCGGTGCCGGGGCGCGGCCAGGCCGACCGGCCGAAAAGCTCGCGGCGGAGGCTGAGGCCGCCAAATCCGATTTCCATCGGGCGGCCGCAGGTTCGCCCGCGTCCGGCGGGTTGAAGCCGCCGGCGCGCGCCCAGGCGCTTCAAGCCTTCTTCGTCGCCAACGCCGGGCGCGGCCTCATGCCTGCCGGTGAGACCAGCGGCGTCCTGTCTCCCAATCTGAGAACCGAGGAGTCCTGA
- the trbF gene encoding conjugal transfer protein TrbF, producing the protein MHPFFRPKRALASAPETTPYQRAGQIWDDRMGLSLAHARNWRRIAVANLVLAGFLGAGWWVQADRAVVKPFVVEVSDLGQTQRITAIGGRYEPTEAQIGHALAGWVRDVRSKSIDPIVIRQNWLRAYDLMTPKAASFLNAWAQTHDPFAEVGREAVNVEVLNVVRRTERTYDLQWRETRFVNGQQAGVERWRALITTTTQPPRTEAELMKNPLGLKIEDVSWTPDAS; encoded by the coding sequence ATGCACCCCTTCTTTCGTCCCAAACGCGCCCTGGCCTCCGCGCCCGAGACGACCCCCTATCAGCGCGCCGGCCAGATCTGGGACGACCGGATGGGGCTGTCCCTGGCCCATGCCCGGAACTGGCGCCGTATCGCGGTGGCCAATCTCGTCCTCGCCGGTTTCCTTGGCGCGGGTTGGTGGGTCCAGGCCGACAGGGCCGTCGTCAAACCCTTCGTGGTCGAGGTCTCCGATCTCGGACAGACCCAGAGGATCACGGCGATCGGCGGCCGCTACGAACCGACCGAGGCCCAGATCGGCCACGCGCTGGCCGGCTGGGTGCGTGACGTCCGCTCCAAATCCATCGACCCGATCGTCATCCGGCAGAACTGGCTTCGGGCCTACGACCTGATGACCCCCAAGGCGGCGAGCTTCCTCAACGCCTGGGCCCAGACCCACGACCCGTTCGCCGAGGTCGGGCGCGAGGCTGTCAACGTGGAGGTGCTCAACGTCGTGCGGCGCACCGAGCGGACCTACGATCTGCAATGGCGCGAGACTCGCTTCGTCAACGGCCAGCAGGCCGGCGTCGAGCGCTGGCGCGCCCTGATCACCACAACGACCCAGCCGCCCCGCACCGAGGCCGAGCTGATGAAGAACCCCCTTGGACTGAAAATCGAGGACGTATCATGGACCCCCGACGCTTCCTGA
- a CDS encoding TrbG/VirB9 family P-type conjugative transfer protein yields the protein MDPRRFLILAGLGLSLSGCAVFGRTTMPPTVAPLPVVTAEAAVIAEAEALPQSTVQVDDALVPDATPAPAVPVGTPYEAQPTAVAPATGMTGRRAIVAANLDARAPSRSDAFVGGVQVFAWSPGRVFEVWTAPLRVTTLTLGAGETLVSKAAGDTVRWQIGETTSGDGAGQRTHVLLKPLQRGLETNLVLTTNRRVYFIDLKSGDASGFNAAVAWDTGAMDPPAMAPIVEAADIRVSDPVAMPEGPIDARYRIEPQGRRARWTPASVFNDGQRTFIAFDPDLQIDESPALFVIADDGETQMVNYRQAGGLFIVDRVFDRAELRLGDRRPQIVRIRRLQGAAR from the coding sequence ATGGACCCCCGACGCTTCCTGATCCTGGCCGGCCTGGGCCTCAGCCTGTCCGGCTGCGCCGTATTCGGCCGAACGACCATGCCGCCGACGGTTGCGCCGCTGCCTGTCGTCACGGCCGAGGCTGCCGTCATCGCCGAAGCCGAAGCCCTGCCGCAATCGACGGTGCAGGTCGATGATGCGCTGGTTCCCGATGCGACCCCGGCGCCCGCCGTTCCCGTCGGCACGCCCTATGAGGCGCAGCCGACGGCCGTGGCGCCAGCGACGGGGATGACCGGCCGCCGCGCCATCGTCGCCGCCAATCTGGACGCCCGGGCCCCGTCCCGTTCGGACGCCTTCGTCGGCGGGGTCCAGGTGTTCGCCTGGTCTCCGGGTCGGGTGTTCGAGGTCTGGACAGCGCCTCTGCGGGTCACCACCCTGACCCTGGGCGCTGGCGAAACCCTCGTCTCCAAGGCGGCCGGCGACACCGTCCGCTGGCAGATCGGCGAGACCACCTCCGGCGACGGGGCAGGTCAGCGAACCCATGTCCTGCTCAAGCCGCTGCAACGCGGGTTGGAAACCAACCTGGTCCTGACCACCAACCGACGGGTCTATTTCATCGACCTGAAAAGCGGTGACGCCTCAGGCTTCAACGCGGCGGTCGCCTGGGACACCGGGGCGATGGATCCCCCGGCCATGGCGCCGATCGTCGAGGCGGCGGATATCCGCGTGTCGGACCCGGTGGCGATGCCGGAGGGGCCGATCGACGCCCGCTACCGGATAGAGCCGCAAGGGCGCCGTGCACGGTGGACGCCGGCCTCGGTCTTCAACGACGGGCAGCGCACCTTCATCGCCTTCGACCCCGATCTCCAGATCGACGAGTCCCCGGCCCTCTTCGTGATCGCCGACGACGGCGAGACCCAGATGGTCAACTACCGCCAGGCCGGAGGTCTGTTCATCGTCGATCGCGTCTTCGACCGCGCCGAACTCAGGCTCGGCGATCGACGCCCCCAGATCGTCCGCATTCGCCGCCTCCAGGGAGCCGCCCGATGA
- a CDS encoding TrbI/VirB10 family protein — protein MTPDQDIPHDPDDVASSAASGVGPEVRPDITSKAKAPPPGLSMRAPRPPVTRLRKSVVQTIVIGGVILVSGSLAWAFIVQPELRDSARLRAVEGRQDQARGSVRPSEAVTDQPATYDRLPEPRVGTEPETAEPGVPPPAPAPGRYSAGYAPSRTTRAAGPSPGDQAARSGLFFEGASTGAGPAPRAGTGPATAGARADAADVGATYNGHTLTAPLSPYELKAGAIIPAVLLTGVDTARAGPVVATVSQNVYDTVSGRHLVLPQGTRLIGRHEGESAYGDRRAFLTWDRLILPNGKSLVLTGEPGVDAQGAVGVRGQVDRRLFPLLVGTLFAGAITTLGQVARDGDGEGSGGLLGDAGDAAAIEGSQVGGRLVDRELDVRPSIRLRAGAAVRVMITRDLILEPYRP, from the coding sequence ATGACCCCGGACCAGGACATCCCTCACGACCCCGACGACGTCGCTTCCTCGGCAGCGTCCGGCGTCGGCCCTGAGGTCAGACCCGACATCACCAGCAAGGCCAAGGCGCCGCCGCCTGGCCTGTCGATGCGGGCTCCGCGTCCGCCGGTCACCCGGCTGCGCAAGTCTGTCGTTCAGACGATCGTGATCGGCGGCGTGATCCTCGTCTCCGGCTCCCTGGCCTGGGCCTTCATCGTCCAGCCGGAACTGCGCGACAGCGCCCGGCTCCGCGCCGTCGAAGGCCGGCAAGACCAGGCCCGGGGCTCCGTTCGGCCCTCCGAAGCGGTCACCGACCAGCCCGCAACCTATGACCGGCTGCCCGAGCCCCGCGTTGGGACCGAGCCCGAGACGGCTGAGCCTGGTGTTCCGCCGCCGGCGCCCGCGCCGGGCCGGTATAGCGCCGGTTATGCGCCATCGCGGACGACCCGGGCGGCCGGGCCCAGTCCGGGCGACCAGGCGGCGCGATCGGGCTTGTTCTTCGAGGGGGCGTCGACCGGGGCCGGTCCTGCCCCGCGTGCCGGGACGGGTCCAGCGACGGCCGGCGCTCGTGCGGACGCTGCGGACGTCGGCGCCACCTATAATGGCCACACCCTCACGGCGCCGCTGTCACCCTATGAGCTGAAGGCCGGCGCGATCATTCCTGCGGTCCTGTTGACCGGGGTGGACACCGCGCGCGCCGGGCCGGTCGTCGCGACGGTCTCGCAGAACGTCTATGACACCGTCAGCGGCCGCCATCTCGTCCTGCCCCAGGGGACCCGGCTCATCGGCCGTCATGAGGGCGAGAGCGCCTACGGCGACCGACGCGCCTTTCTGACCTGGGACCGGCTGATCCTGCCCAACGGCAAAAGTCTCGTCCTCACCGGCGAGCCCGGCGTAGACGCGCAAGGCGCGGTCGGGGTTCGGGGCCAGGTCGATCGGCGGCTATTCCCCTTGCTGGTCGGGACCCTGTTCGCCGGCGCGATCACCACCCTCGGTCAGGTCGCACGCGACGGCGATGGCGAGGGTTCAGGCGGCCTGCTCGGCGACGCCGGTGACGCCGCCGCCATCGAGGGCTCCCAAGTCGGGGGGCGGCTCGTGGACCGGGAGCTGGACGTCCGGCCGTCGATCCGTCTGCGCGCCGGCGCTGCGGTCCGCGTGATGATCACCCGCGACCTGATCCTGGAGCCGTACCGGCCATGA
- a CDS encoding S26 family signal peptidase, whose protein sequence is MTWTPLDTGNRWAVLGVTVFFLTLGALIADQTPALALVNESPSVPRGLYLRHPRGAPERGAMVALPQPPIARRYLGALGMPDEVLLIKRVAAVGGDPVCRQGTAVRMPGRVAHVLDRDRRGAALPGWTGCRRLAPDELFLLGDTPGSFDSRYFGPVRTRDLEGVFRETLTW, encoded by the coding sequence ATGACCTGGACCCCTCTCGATACTGGAAACCGCTGGGCCGTGCTCGGCGTCACCGTCTTCTTCCTCACCCTGGGCGCCCTGATCGCCGACCAGACGCCAGCCCTGGCTTTGGTCAACGAGAGCCCCAGCGTCCCGCGTGGCCTGTATCTGCGACATCCGCGCGGCGCGCCGGAGAGGGGCGCGATGGTCGCTCTGCCCCAACCCCCGATCGCCCGGCGCTATCTGGGCGCGCTCGGCATGCCGGACGAGGTCCTTTTGATCAAACGGGTCGCGGCCGTCGGCGGCGATCCCGTCTGCCGGCAGGGAACTGCGGTTCGAATGCCTGGCCGCGTGGCTCACGTTCTGGATCGTGATCGGCGCGGCGCGGCTCTGCCCGGCTGGACCGGCTGCCGTCGGCTCGCGCCGGACGAGCTCTTCCTGCTCGGCGACACGCCGGGAAGTTTCGACAGTCGCTATTTTGGCCCCGTCCGGACCCGAGACTTGGAGGGGGTGTTTCGGGAGACCCTGACATGGTGA